GTGCATCTTGAGTCGCTAGGAAGAATGAGGGCAGTGACAGGAATTTCCCAAATACAACTAAGAACTCACTTATTAggatcaaaattttcaaatcttaTCTTGAAATCTTCAGCCAtctttgtttcttcttctttagaATGGGCGCAATTCCTCCAATCAGCTTTATCTGCCATGTTAAGCAAGCCTGCTAGAACCTGCAAAAGGCTTTTAGGTCATTCTTTTTAACCATTTTAATTATAGAAGTTCTATCCATTTTTTGACAAAGGAACACTGTCTTGTAGCTATTGGTGATGATGAGATTTTCCAAATCTTTGCTTTAGTccgtttttattttattagcgtatatatcttttttctttttatggtGAACATCGGAGGGATGAAACTATACGAATTTGTGAAATCTATTTAAGCTAACCTCGCGTCCAAATTGGGCTGGAAATATCTCATTCTCCTCAATAACATGTGATAAGGTTACACATTCAGGAAGTTCGGCATAGAAGAAACTGTGATCACTATCGAACTGTGTCCTCAATAATTTTCTTCCTTCACTAGGCGCGTCTGCTGCTGCAATCAAGTGCAGCAACAAAATAAAGGGGAGGTGAGAACCATAAAATATCTGCTAATTTATGTTCTACTAGACAAATCACAATATAAAATGAGGCAACATGAAGTTGAAAGTTACTTCAGCACAACAATTTGCAATCAGGAAAAGATGCTAGAAGCATCAATATCACATGCCTCACATGGCAATTCAGCGATTTTATTAAGACATAAAAAATTCATCAACTACTGGAATTATTTTGTTGCAGGGAAGCGGTCCACCTCAAGACAGTGAACAGCATCAACATCAACCATAAAGCCCAATCCAGAAAGAGTTGGAAATttgatattaaaataatagtaaCAACGTTAACTTACATTTAGAGATCACGAACTTAAAGCCCAGCTTTTCGGCAGCCATATCAAATATGTTCTGAACAACATGAGCTCTAGATGTTGGAATAGGAACAGCCTAACATCAAAACACAACTAGCTGGGGTGAATCACCAAGATTAAGTTTAAAGAACTTATTCATTAGAATATGCTCCATGGACCAGATTACTGCCtctaaatgataaaatttatataGGAAAAGGAAACAGTAGCAcattttatttgattgtttCTTTAGAAGTTATGCATACATGATTTTAATACATAGTTTATGTTAAAAGCGGTAAAGTAAAGTAGACACTGAGTTATGTGGAAACCCGAAGACCGGGAAAAAAACCACGATTGactttcttattaatttctcaTATTAACAAAAGATACAAGAGGAAAGATAAATAGGTAACAGCTTAtgataaaaaaggaaaggataTTAGGATAAATCCTTCCTTGGGCCAAGCCCACTAGTTCTAAcggtttttgtttttataagtCCAAATGTTCATTCACCATCATGAATTGGCCAgtcattttcaaatcaaaagtaCTCAGGTGACAAGAGCTATTTAATGAACATCTTATCTTTTCGTTTCATTCATGATTTTTTGAGTACAAATTGGGAGTGGGGGATTTGAACTACAGATCTTTTGGTCTTCATCATACAAATGATGGTTGAGCTAAGCTTTTGTTGGTAAGTTGGAATAGAATTGATACATTAAGAAAGCAAAAGTTACCCATCATACTATCAACTTTCAACTTTCAAGTTCTAAGGATAGTGTGTATAGAGCAGAGAATTACCTGAAGATTAGCATGAGTGCTACGCTTTGAAACCCACTCAAAGAAAACAACTTCCTTCCCTTGACTCTTGAAATACTTCCCGAGACAATTTTGGAGTCTGTTGATTTCAGTTTCATAATCTGGGCCTAGAGAAAGGGTGTTTGGAAAGTGCTCTACAGGTATTACCAGTATGTGGTCCGGAACAAGAGGACCTTTGGCCAGTGCACAGTAGAAATTCTCACCCACACTGACTATAAGATGCGACTCTATATTGGGACTTGACAAACAAAACCAGCATTCTTTAGACCTGCACCTCGATCATAGAATAGAAAATAAGTAAGCTTAAAAAATATAATCAATCAGTGTGTTGGGATAATAAATTAATCAAGATGAAGACTTAAAGACCTATTGGTTCCAGCATTTCCAGATCTCCTCTTCCCAGAGTGGCTGTCAAATTCATTCTGAAAACTGTGTTTAAAGTTGCAATCTGGACCCCTTTCGCATTTTCCTTTATTCAGAAAATCAAAACAAACACCTCTCTGGCTTTGCTCTCTTGCATCTATGTCATGATGAAAGTTGCATTTTTCTCCACGTGGACAAGATCCAGAAGATGTAAACTTGAAACAAAGCTTGTTATTATCTGAGGTTCCATATTTTTGTCGTTTCTGAGACACTTCGTATCTCCAATATTGTGATTCAGAAACACTATTGCTGGACCTCTTTGCAGAGTCTGAGGCTTCAGCTTTCCGCTCAGTGAGTGTGTATGGAGATAGGGTAGTATTTGGAGGCTTCATGCTAATTTCAGCAGCAGACATGGTAGATGATGGGATGGGAGAAACCGCATGAATAAATTTCTGACAAGCAGGTGAATCATCAGAAATGAAACTCTATGTTCCCTTGGGGAGGGAAAGCCCAGACCATAACATACCTGTTTCTCTTTATTTCCCACTGAAGCAAGACCTAAAAAGCGAGTCACGTGCACAGCATCAACATTAGAGTAAGGTTCTCGAGCAAAAAACACTCCTTTTGTACCTGCAATGTGATAGCTGGAACAAAAGTATATTTTATCAGAATAATTGTATGTTTCTACTTATAGGCCTGTTCTACATTCAAGATTATGCATGTAGTGGGAAGCTTCTGCTCTATAGTTTTCATAAGAACATGATACATATGACATACCAAAGGCACCAATTGAGACACAAACTTAAATCCTTAAAACTCTAATAGGCAACTGAAAAGATCTGGATATAAAATTACCTACTGTGAAACAAAAGGACTCCTGTAATGGCAATAATTGAGCCACAAAATTTTGATCTCTAAATTGCAATTGAGAGAAAACAACATGTATGTTTACCAGTGGCTAAAACAAAAGACTCCCTTGAGCAACTGAGAAATAACCAATTTATTTTTCCTCTTGCTCAGGGACATTCTGAGTAGGATTCTCTTTAAAGGAGTGGAACGAGAGGTTTTAGGTGGGAGGAGAAAATATATCTTTGTCTCGTCTCCCATTTGCTGATGACATCATCTTATTTTTCTCGAAGAAAGTTGAGCCTTTAGTCAATCTTACCCAAATTCTGCAGTTCCTTGAATTTATCCTAGGTTAACAATTAACGGAGGTGTATGCTAGTTATTGGAATCTTGGTGCGAGCCTTCCAAATTGGAGAGATGGGCTTCGTGGGTGGATTGTGAGGTGAGGTCATTCCTTTCTTATTTGGGTCTTCCCTTGGTAATAATCCCAGGAGTAGCCTATGTGGGACTGTGAAGTGGAAAAGATTCAAAAGCGTTTGTTCTCTTAAAAAAGAAGTTTCTTCACTATGTGGAGGAAATTTACCCCTGATCCAGTTAGTTCTTAGTGGCATCACAATATATTTCACGTCATTATTCAAGATCCCTGAGAAGTTTGCAAAACTCTAGATGGACTTTTGTGTAATATTTTATGGGAAGAGAGGAGTTCACACATGGCTAGTTGTGCAAAATGTGGCTAAACCAGTGGAGCTTGGAGGTTTGGGCATAGAGAATCTTAAGACGTGAAATGAGATCTTGTTGGTTAAGTAATTTTGGTGCTTTCCTTGCGAGTTTGACAGTTTGTGGGATAAGGTTACTGCAAAAAAATAACGTACCTATCCATTTGCTTGGTTCCCTAAGGGGTTTATGAGAGGTACTACTAGAGATCCACGGAAAGCTACTTTGGTAGGGCTCcctttttcaatttcttcattgTCTAGTGGGAGATAGGATGAGTactaattattttttagaaGACAAGTACTTGGGGATAACTCTCCTCGTGGTTTATTTCCTCGTCTTTATTATTTGTCAAGTTCAAAATTCTCCTTTATGACTTATATCCTCCCATTTTTTTAGAAACTCTACTCTTTTCCATGGCCTCAACCATTTGACAGGGAAACTAATAATGTTGTAGTCTTTCTTGGTCtaatttctttttgttatcCATGAGTGTTAGCGCTAGCTTATGTgcacctcgactaatctcacgAAACAACCCACCTGACTCTACAACACATCGGTGTCAAGGAAACTCGCAAGAAATTAATCCCTAGATAGGTGACCACTATAGATTGAACTCATGATCTCTTatttagttattgagactatCTCTTTTTTTACCACTAGGCTGGCCCATGATGGTTAGCCTTCTTGATCTAATTGTTTTTTAATCATGGGAAAAGGGTAGCAGGTTTTGGTATACTTGACTTTGTACTACTTAGTGGAGTATTTGGAGTTAGAAAGTTGTAACAATAGAAACTTTAGAGGAGTTGAACGATTTGTGGAAGAGCTGTGATCCCTGGCTACATTTCATGCTTTTCTTTTGGTCTTGGGTGTAAAGATTTTTGTAATAATTCTTTGAGTTATAACTAGATCGCTTGATTGAAGCCCCCTTCCTCTGTTAGTTGAGCTTCAATTGGGACGTTTTCGTATTCCTACGCATCCTTTCATTTTATACAAAGAGATTTTGGCTTTAaaatcacacacacacacacacactacAACATTGATGCatacaaaatttatgaaaattgaATTAGAAGGGAAATATAGGTATCATCTATAAGACAAATAACGAGAAGGCTCATGCTCACTACAAGGCTATcaaattttaaactcatttgTCTTTATATCATTATTGCAAGGATATTCACAACAAGAATGAACATCCCGTTCACTCTCCTTTGGAATTCATTGTCGAGCTCTTGCTTTAGGGATGCTAGTTATTAGAATGATTCGCTCAAGCCTAGATGGTTGGCTACTTTTTTgagaattttttctttttcctaattaaaaagaaaaaggaacaacAGTTGAGAAAAAAATAGGAAGACAACGTGGACAAGAAAAGTATTCTAAAGAAGTTAAAAGCACTTTAAATGTATAAACAATGAgcaaaatataaatttctaaaccACTGTCATCAAAATGTCATATTAGTTCAGTTCATCACCAATTAAGTTATGAAATTCAATTGATAATTTAGGTACAAAGGCTAAGACATCTAGTCATCTCCCATCTAACATACCGAGGTTTGATCTCCACAGCTAACTCAGAGACGGTAGCATCACTTCCTGAGAGATCTGAGACTCCAGGAGGGATATCTGACGTTGGTACTCTATTTGTAACCTCAGTTGGCCATTCATTTGTGTAATCAATTAAGGACATTGAAATTTAAGAGGGAAAATATTCACGAACAAATTTCAAGATCTTACAACAGGAAGATGCCTAATTGTACTGGTATCTGTCCAAATATTTGAATCCgtatgaataataataataaaaaaaaaggatatgAGAGAAACAAGTCAATAACTCCAGGTTCCTCAGCTATTGCTCGTAAGACGTCAACATCATCTTGAGTATACGTTCCAAATGGAAGACCATCTAAGGAGCGTCTACCAGATAAGTATGCCACAGATAAACCTACATATGTAAAATCAACCAGAAAATGAAGAAGTGAATAAGTTGCACATCGTTCAGTTATTGAAAACCAAAGTTGTATAACTTGTTCAAAGACAACAATATATCATTAGGATTGTACACAGTATTTAGTGCTTTGATGATCCAAATTGTAAGTTGTACTGAACTTCCGTTTGCCATTTTACTTTCAATTTGTTATTTCAAACACCTATTGAAAAAAAACCTTCTGTTCAAAAGGGAAGACATTGATACTATTTGGAATTCCTTTCGCTAGCAAGATGTATTGACAAATATGCCACCTAAAGGACCTAAAAATCCGAGCCCTAGTAAATTCTTAGTAACTACGGACATTCGGTCTGGATACAAAAAAACGTGCAATATCTGAACAGAGCTGTAGTTCAGCTCGAATGGGGAAATTCAGGAACCGGAAATATGGAAGGACATCAATAAACTAGCGACGAGCAGTATCAGTTCTTGAAATCTTTGTTCTAAACGTGCAGTGGAAtgcttaaataaataaataacatcCTTGTAAGAGAAATTTGAATGATACCATGTAGCGTGAACTTCCCACTGCCTTTCAACCAGTGCAAATTCCCGCAAATCTTCAAACCGTCCATTTTAAACCCTTGATTGGCTGAGTCTTTAGAAGAAGCCAATAGAACCTTAGCTGCACCGACGCCATAGTCGCCAATGAAGTACGTAGAAAGAGGGATTACTGATCGACCTTCAACGTAATCCATGAACTCATCGAGCTGGTCGGTTGAGTCAGGAAAAAACTGGCCAACGCAAAGAAGCGCGTCGAACGGACCGGCCGATTTGTTGACCTACAGTAGCAGAAGTGAGCTCACTCCGGTTAGCAAACAAAATGAAGCAGAATAAGAAAACAGATCACGCGTTGctaagaaagagaagaagatgaagaaacaCCGAGACGACGCGCTTGTAAAGCTGGTTGAGACGGCCGAAAACGTCGCCGCAGAGAAGAATTCTTGGTGGAGACATGATGGACACCGGTGCCGGAGCGGTGACAGAGAAGACGGAGCTGAGTGCAAAAGAAGAACGATAAAAATGTGTGGCCGGCCAAGACCGGCCCATTAAAACCAGAATTTGGGCCTAGGCCCAATTTTAAATGAACCCTAAAATTTAAAGTAACCAAATTATGACGAATAGCATTTTTACTAATAATAATCTTAGTGTACACGAACCATTCACAACAAAAttccaaatataacaaatttcgATAAATCTTTACGATCTATCAACTTTAAATCTAACtgctatatttgcaatcgtTTCTAACTATTAATTACATCTCATTTAGTCAAAATCTACATTTATTGATATTAGTATTGATTTACATGCCAAAACGAGCATACCACGTATGTGTTAGCGACCAAGAACTATATCGAATCTCTATATCCTATTGTATTAAGAAAACTGTATCGTATGATATTTTTGTGTTCACCCATTTCTCAACTGCATCAAACAAAGACCAAACGGTTAGTTGGCCCAATTAAGTCAATTGGATGTGGGCTATTATTTAATGGACTCCCCAACACTAGAAGAAGCCCAACCAACCATAGATAAAGGCCGGCCCATTTCATTGTTGGACTTGGAACAAtgtgattttattttttccttttgaagATATGAAAAGGAATATTCTTAAAGGAAATTGTCATATAGTTGTTAATTTATTTAGTTAAGAAAAACACTCATTGATTCCCATTTTAAGTTTAAAAAGTTTGGCAATACTTTATATTGGAAAGATACTATTATTTGTAGATCATAAAACACTTACGAGTATATATAATATGTTTACGTGTCTTTTAGTTTGATCTCGTTCAAAAATTCTATAGAATATTTACTTGAACAAACAGTTTCTTTGCTTTGCATAACAAGATAGAAGAATATATCATTAAAATTTTTATAGTATTTTCAACGTCAAATGAACAAACTAGACAATTGAGATTGATTTAGATAGTGAAAATCTTGCATTTCAAATCAATCCTTTTGACTAATTAGAAATCAACTCGAGCTATGGTCgctttaattataaaatataatactaAAATATGCATTAATTAGTCAAGTTGATAAGGCTAATTATTTTGATTCCATGAGGTAGGAATAATATCTATACAAATTGGTCCAAAATATGCTTTTTTTCCCCATTGGGAATAAAAGTCCAAAATATGGATTGATTTTTGTAGAAAAGCacttattaaaaaaacaatattatgTCTAGCTAAAAaggatttttattttctaaaaagaaaaaaaaaaaagaatatccatgggtaaatattttaatttgttttttagcATTAGAAGGTAATTTTGACACATTCTCAAGAAGATTCTGTGTAGGATTTTCTTGTCCATCATAGGGTGTAGATATCATACTGACAAAATCTTAATCTATAATCaatatttgatttgatattaCATAGTCATAAATATTGTTAGTCTCACCATGAACATACCATCATCAATGTTTTACCATTTTTGTAAGTTTATCTATTCATTATTATTACTATAATATTGCCATTTATGTAAATCATGTAATgggattatcttttattaaattttct
The sequence above is drawn from the Cucumis melo cultivar AY chromosome 2, USDA_Cmelo_AY_1.0, whole genome shotgun sequence genome and encodes:
- the LOC103492329 gene encoding zinc finger CCCH domain-containing protein 64 isoform X2, with the protein product MSPPRILLCGDVFGRLNQLYKRVVSVNKSAGPFDALLCVGQFFPDSTDQLDEFMDYVEGRSVIPLSTYFIGDYGVGAAKVLLASSKDSANQGFKMDGLKICGNLHWLKGSGKFTLHGLSVAYLSGRRSLDGLPFGTYTQDDVDVLRAIAEEPGVIDLFLSNEWPTEVTNRVPTSDIPPGVSDLSGSDATVSELAVEIKPRYHIAGTKGVFFAREPYSNVDAVHVTRFLGLASVGNKEKQKFIHAVSPIPSSTMSAAEISMKPPNTTLSPYTLTERKAEASDSAKRSSNSVSESQYWRYEVSQKRQKYGTSDNNKLCFKFTSSGSCPRGEKCNFHHDIDAREQSQRGVCFDFLNKGKCERGPDCNFKHSFQNEFDSHSGKRRSGNAGTNRSKECWFCLSSPNIESHLIVSVGENFYCALAKGPLVPDHILVIPVEHFPNTLSLGPDYETEINRLQNCLGKYFKSQGKEVVFFEWVSKRSTHANLQAVPIPTSRAHVVQNIFDMAAEKLGFKFVISKSDAPSEGRKLLRTQFDSDHSFFYAELPECVTLSHVIEENEIFPAQFGREVLAGLLNMADKADWRNCAHSKEEETKMAEDFKIRFENFDPNK
- the LOC103492329 gene encoding zinc finger CCCH domain-containing protein 64 isoform X1; translated protein: MSPPRILLCGDVFGRLNQLYKRVVSVNKSAGPFDALLCVGQFFPDSTDQLDEFMDYVEGRSVIPLSTYFIGDYGVGAAKVLLASSKDSANQGFKMDGLKICGNLHWLKGSGKFTLHGLSVAYLSGRRSLDGLPFGTYTQDDVDVLRAIAEEPGVIDLFLSNEWPTEVTNRVPTSDIPPGVSDLSGSDATVSELAVEIKPRYHIAGTKGVFFAREPYSNVDAVHVTRFLGLASVGNKEKQKFIHAVSPIPSSTMSAAEISMKPPNTTLSPYTLTERKAEASDSAKRSSNSVSESQYWRYEVSQKRQKYGTSDNNKLCFKFTSSGSCPRGEKCNFHHDIDAREQSQRGVCFDFLNKGKCERGPDCNFKHSFQNEFDSHSGKRRSGNAGTNRSKECWFCLSSPNIESHLIVSVGENFYCALAKGPLVPDHILVIPVEHFPNTLSLGPDYETEINRLQNCLGKYFKSQGKEVVFFEWVSKRSTHANLQAVPIPTSRAHVVQNIFDMAAEKLGFKFVISKSADAPSEGRKLLRTQFDSDHSFFYAELPECVTLSHVIEENEIFPAQFGREVLAGLLNMADKADWRNCAHSKEEETKMAEDFKIRFENFDPNK